The following proteins come from a genomic window of Coffea arabica cultivar ET-39 chromosome 11c, Coffea Arabica ET-39 HiFi, whole genome shotgun sequence:
- the LOC113716804 gene encoding putative polyol transporter 1 gives MADPQSRAVTRGVESSNPDFGPPPKATKNKYALACALLACMSSVLLGYDTGVMSGGMIYIQRDLKISDVQKEVLVGTINVYSLLGSAIAGRTCDWVGRRYTIAMAGVIFFVGAFLMAFATNYAFLMVGRFVAGIGVGYAMMIAPVYSAEISPRSIRGFITSFTEVFINFGVLLGYVSNYFFAKLPTNLGWRFMMGVGAIPSVMLFVGGLVMPESPRWLVLQGKVGMARRILEKTSESLQEAQERLADIKGAAGIPEDNHDEVVEVPKDRTSGKGAWREMFIHPTRAVLHITIAGIGLCFFQQASGIDSVVMYSPTIFENAGIKSDNGKLLATISVGVTKTVFILVSTFYLDKFGRRILLLTSTAGLVCSLVGLGAGLTVIDQHPNEKLTGAIGFSFFCVLASVATFSMGLGPVAWVYSSEIFPLRLRALGSGLAASMNRLISGVILMTFISLYKAITIGGAFFLFGGIAFVAFIFFFTLLPETRGRGLEEMEELFGTFCKWRSTVRELEEKKRLESENEKKNDLA, from the coding sequence ATGGCAGACCCGCAAAGTCGAGCTGTTACTAGGGGAGTTGAGTCATCTAATCCAGATTTTGGTCCTCCTCCAAAGGCCACAAAAAACAAGTATGCCTTAGCTTGTGCGCTTTTAGCTTGCATGTCATCAGTCCTACTTGGTTATGATACGGGAGTGATGAGCGGAGGAATGATCTACATACAGAGGGATCTTAAAATCTCCGATGTCCAAAAAGAAGTCTTGGTGGGAACCATCAACGTCTACTCTCTTCTGGGTTCTGCCATTGCTGGTCGGACGTGCGACTGGGTAGGCCGACGATACACCATAGCCATGGCCGGAGTAATCTTCTTCGTTGGGGCCTTTTTGATGGCATTTGCCACCAACTATGCCTTCCTTATGGTCGGCCGGTTTGTCGCCGGAATCGGAGTTGGGTATGCTATGATGATAGCCCCCGTATATTCTGCCGAGATCTCTCCGAGATCAATTCGGGGATTCATCACTTCTTTCACGGAAGTGTTCATCAATTTTGGCGTGCTGCTGGGATACGTGTCCAACTATTTCTTCGCCAAGCTTCCCACCAACTTGGGGTGGAGATTCATGATGGGAGTTGGCGCAATTCCGTCGGTAATGCTGTTCGTGGGGGGCTTGGTCATGCCGGAGTCGCCACGTTGGCTGGTGTTGCAAGGCAAAGTAGGGATGGCCAGAAGAATTTTGGAGAAAACCTCGGAATCTTTACAAGAAGCCCAGGAGAGATTAGCCGACATTAAGGGGGCTGCCGGCATCCCCGAGGACAACCACGACGAGGTGGTAGAGGTTCCCAAGGACAGAACCAGTGGTAAAGGTGCATGGAGGGAAATGTTCATCCATCCCACGCGGGCGGTCCTGCACATCACGATCGCAGGCATCGGTTTATGCTTCTTCCAGCAAGCTAGCGGCATTGACTCGGTGGTTATGTACAGCCCCACAATCTTTGAGAACGCCGGTATAAAGAGCGACAACGGTAAGCTACTGGCCACCATATCTGTTGGGGTCACCAAGACCGTCTTCATATTAGTGTCTACATTCTATCTAGACAAGTTCGGACGGCGGATATTGCTGCTAACAAGCACCGCTGGTTTGGTATGCTCCCTGGTGGGACTGGGCGCTGGATTGACGGTGATCGATCAGCATCCGAACGAGAAGCTAACCGGGGCCAtaggtttttcctttttctgcgTGTTGGCGAGCGTAGCAACCTTTTCAATGGGGTTAGGTCCGGTTGCTTGGGTCTACAGCTCGGAGATTTTCCCCCTGAGGTTAAGGGCTCTGGGAAGCGGCTTGGCGGCGTCCATGAACAGGCTGATCAGCGGGGTCATTCTAATGACCTTCATTTCATTGTACAAGGCCATCACCATAGGCGGGGCCTTCTTTTTGTTCGGGGGAATTGCATTTGTcgccttcattttcttcttcacaTTGCTGCCGGAGACGCGGGGCAGAGGCCTCGAGGAGATGGAGGAATTGTTCGGCACCTTTTGCAAGTGGAGGTCCACAGTCAGAGAGTtggaggaaaagaagagattGGAAAGTGAAAACGAGAAGAAGAACGATCTGGCTTAG